In Cytobacillus oceanisediminis, the following proteins share a genomic window:
- the mreD gene encoding rod shape-determining protein MreD, protein MRRFLLPLILLALFIGESIFVQLTPHDLLGSGKIAIPRFLMAGLLFLTIFGSRKHGILYGLLFGLLFDIVYVEIIGIYLFLFPVIAFITTKLMKILQTNMAMASIIVLLGITLLEAGVYQMNLLIHHTDMVFAAFLSSRLVPTLILNAIFIILAVYPFKRLSEKFADSLND, encoded by the coding sequence GTGAGAAGATTCCTTCTTCCACTCATACTCCTGGCCTTATTTATCGGTGAAAGCATATTTGTTCAATTAACTCCGCATGATTTGTTAGGCAGCGGAAAAATAGCAATTCCCCGTTTCCTGATGGCCGGATTGCTTTTTTTGACCATTTTTGGTTCAAGAAAGCACGGAATTCTTTACGGTTTATTATTCGGCTTGCTTTTTGATATTGTGTACGTGGAAATTATCGGCATTTACCTGTTTCTATTTCCAGTCATTGCTTTTATTACAACCAAACTAATGAAAATTCTTCAGACGAATATGGCTATGGCTTCCATCATTGTGCTCTTAGGCATCACCCTCCTTGAGGCCGGTGTCTACCAGATGAACTTATTAATTCATCATACTGATATGGTCTTTGCAGCCTTTCTTTCGTCCCGTCTCGTGCCAACTCTAATATTAAATGCCATTTTCATTATATTAGCTGTTTATCCATTTAAAAGACTTTCGGAAAAATTTGCAGATAGCTTAAACGACTAA
- the mreC gene encoding rod shape-determining protein MreC: protein MPQFFLNKRLIILLVSIIILVALIGFSLKDRENLTWPEQFLKDTTGFIQNAVSSPVNYVAGFFENIEDLQNTYKENKDLKTRLDELARLESEVQRLKKDNTELREILDKKDSLSEFEPKQATVIGRNPDRWHELLIINKGKNAGIEPNMAVITSKGLIGKVKSSNTFTSTVQLLSSMDPTNRISAKIQAGENNFFGLIEGYDKEKGLLLLKRIPYDAKVKKDQNVITSGLGGVFPESLPIGKVVDVVPDEFGLTQTAYVKPGADFYDIGHVMVVKRGALQPELMEMVDEKEEEL, encoded by the coding sequence ATGCCACAGTTCTTTCTGAACAAACGCCTGATTATTTTGCTTGTCAGCATTATTATTCTCGTGGCATTGATTGGATTTTCTTTAAAAGATAGAGAAAATTTGACCTGGCCTGAACAATTTTTAAAAGATACTACCGGGTTTATACAAAATGCTGTTTCCAGCCCTGTGAATTATGTGGCAGGATTCTTTGAAAATATCGAAGACTTGCAAAATACATACAAAGAAAATAAAGATTTGAAGACAAGACTGGATGAACTTGCACGCCTTGAGTCTGAGGTTCAGCGGCTGAAAAAGGATAATACAGAACTTCGTGAGATTTTGGATAAGAAAGACTCTTTAAGTGAATTTGAGCCAAAGCAGGCAACTGTTATAGGAAGAAATCCCGACAGATGGCATGAATTGCTTATCATTAATAAAGGGAAAAATGCTGGCATTGAACCGAACATGGCTGTCATTACGTCTAAAGGCCTGATCGGCAAAGTGAAAAGTAGCAATACCTTTACTTCAACAGTTCAGCTTCTTAGTTCAATGGACCCGACAAATCGCATCTCTGCTAAAATTCAGGCAGGCGAGAATAACTTTTTCGGTCTGATTGAAGGCTATGATAAAGAAAAAGGTCTTCTTTTGCTTAAGCGAATTCCTTATGATGCAAAGGTAAAAAAGGATCAAAACGTTATTACATCAGGTCTAGGCGGCGTCTTTCCTGAGAGCCTTCCGATTGGGAAGGTTGTTGATGTTGTTCCTGATGAATTTGGTCTTACCCAGACCGCCTATGTTAAGCCGGGGGCAGATTTCTACGATATTGGACATGTAATGGTTGTTAAAAGAGGTGCTTTACAGCCTGAACTAATGGAAATGGTTGATGAGAAGGAGGAGGAACTGTGA
- a CDS encoding rod shape-determining protein: MFGIGTRDLGIDLGTANTLVYVKGKGIVVREPSVVALQTDTKNIVAVGNDAKNMIGRTPGNIVALRPMKDGVIADYETTAVMMKYYIKQANKNKGFFSGKPYVMVCVPSGITAVEERAVVDATRQAGARDAYTIEEPFAAAIGANLPVWEPTGSMVVDIGGGTTEVAIISLGGIVTSQSIRIAGDEMDDAIINYIRKNYNLMIGDRTAETIKVEVGSAGDPEGVENMEIRGRDLLTGLPKTIEITAEEISKALNDTVYAIVDAVKNTLEKTPPELAADIMDRGIVLTGGGALLRNLDKVISEETKMPVLIAENPLDCVAIGTGKALDHIDLFKTKAKESR; the protein is encoded by the coding sequence ATGTTTGGAATCGGTACTAGAGACCTTGGAATAGATTTAGGGACAGCTAATACACTTGTCTATGTGAAAGGAAAAGGAATTGTTGTCAGAGAGCCGTCAGTAGTAGCTCTGCAGACAGATACTAAAAATATTGTAGCAGTCGGCAATGACGCAAAAAATATGATCGGCCGTACACCCGGCAATATTGTCGCTCTGCGTCCAATGAAGGATGGCGTAATTGCGGATTATGAAACAACCGCTGTCATGATGAAATATTATATTAAACAGGCCAATAAAAATAAGGGCTTCTTTTCAGGCAAGCCATATGTAATGGTTTGTGTGCCATCCGGCATTACAGCCGTTGAAGAACGTGCTGTAGTCGATGCCACCCGCCAGGCAGGGGCACGCGATGCTTATACCATCGAAGAGCCGTTTGCCGCTGCAATCGGGGCTAATCTTCCTGTTTGGGAACCGACAGGAAGCATGGTGGTCGATATCGGGGGAGGTACTACTGAAGTAGCCATCATTTCCTTGGGCGGAATTGTTACGAGCCAATCCATCCGCATTGCCGGTGATGAAATGGATGACGCGATCATCAATTATATCCGCAAAAATTACAACTTAATGATTGGTGACCGTACAGCAGAAACGATTAAAGTGGAAGTGGGTTCTGCTGGAGATCCGGAAGGCGTCGAAAACATGGAAATACGCGGCCGCGATCTGCTGACAGGCCTGCCAAAAACAATTGAAATTACTGCTGAAGAAATTTCAAAAGCGTTGAATGATACTGTTTATGCAATTGTGGATGCAGTAAAAAATACTCTTGAAAAAACTCCTCCTGAACTAGCGGCAGATATTATGGACCGAGGTATTGTCCTTACTGGCGGGGGAGCGCTTCTCCGCAACCTGGACAAGGTAATCAGCGAAGAAACGAAAATGCCTGTCCTTATTGCAGAAAACCCATTGGACTGTGTCGCAATTGGTACTGGAAAAGCTCTTGACCATATCGATTTATTCAAAACGAAAGCTAAAGAATCCAGATAA